Part of the Candidatus Methylacidiphilales bacterium genome, TCGGCACGCCAAGACCAACCGCCGCTGACTTCCACCAATACCAGCGGCGGATCGTAGAGTGCGGCCAAAGATTGGGCCATGTCCGAGTTTAAAAGGTTTACGTCCGGTTTTCGCATTCTGCACCGCTGGGAGTCTGAATTAGACTAAGCAAAATATGACTGAGAAAACAATCCATAGTCGGGAGATGAATACAAAAAGTGATGGGGGGTGGCAGGCCGATTTTAACAGTCCGGAGCCCATTCGCTCCCCGTTGGGCTGTCAGATCTGGGTGGAGCCAGGGGATTCCCCCGAGCGAATCGATGACCTGGTTTTGGCGGCGCGCGACAGTGGATTGGGGAGCCTGCGCATTTTTCTTTTATGGACCTGGATCGAACGCCGGCGGGATGAGTTTGATTTTTCCTTGTATGATCCGGTTTTCGACGCGGCGGCCAAATATGGATTGGGCATCAAGGCAACCTTGACCGCCAATTCCGGGCCCTGGCACATCGGAACTCCGGGCGTCTTGCACAGTCATACGGGCTTCCTGGGGACAGACCAACGAGAACCGATGCGACGATATATCGAGAGGTGCGTCACACGCTATCGGAACCACCCGGCTTTGGCCCAATGGCTTCTTTGGAATGAACCCCATGGGGCCAACCGGGACCGGACGGAGGAGAATGCCCTCGGGTGGCGTGAATTCCTGCGCGAACGGTACCAAAGTGAGATCGAGAAGTTGAATCAACGTTGGCTCACGGGGTATTCCGGTTTTGAATCGGTTCCCTGGCCGGAGGACATCACGCATCCGGCCCATCGAAGTGGGGCCTGGTTGCCGTACCGTGCGGAACTGGACGAGGCGGATTACCGTTGTGTCCGTTTGGTCAATCAATTGCGTTGGATCGCAGCGGAAGTCAGGTGCCACGATCCGGTGACTGAACTCTGTCACAATCCGATCTTCAACATCGAAAACCAGGCAGGCGGCGCAACCGATCTTCCGGCATTGGCATCCGTTGTGGACCGGATGGGGGCGAGCTATCATCCGGTCTTTTGGCACAGCCAAGTCCGGCGTTTGGATTATGCCTCCATGATTGCGGTGGGAGTTCGGGCACTAGCCACGCAATCGGAGGGGAAACCCGTGGAATTGACCGAAGTCATGTCCGGAAACGCCGTCTACACCGGCACCCAACCGTTCGGAGTGACGGCCTCGGAAATTGTCCGGTTTTACCTCGGGGCCCTCGCGGCGGGAGCGTCCAGTGTCACCGGTTGGTGTCTGAATGCCCGGCACCGTGACAGTGAAGCCGGGGAGTTTGCCTTGTTGAATGACCAGGATGGCGCCTCGGATCGTAGTCGGGCTCTGGCTCGTTTGCGTGCGGTGCTGGCCGAGGTCCACAAGTCCACAGGAACCTGGAAGGCACACGAACCTGATGTTTTTCTACTGCTCTCCCGGAAGGCGCAGGCCATTGAAATGCTGGATGCCCGCGGGGGGGTGCAGCATCCGGGACAGACCGCACAGGAAAGTGCCCGTGGCCAGTGGCTGCTTTCCCAACGTTTGATGGAGATGGGCTGGGTCGCCACTCATGGATCTTTCGAACATGTTCCATCTCCTGGATCGGCCAAAAACAAAGTGGTGCTGGTGTCCCATGTCGTGGCCTGGGAGAAAGACCCAATAACTAAGCTTCTGGATTTTGCACAGGCCGGTGGAACGGTGGTTTTTGATGCGCTTTCGGGCCGAAAGGATCACGACTCCAGAATCCACCGTCCGTGGCCCGGTGCCCTGGCAGAAGCCACCGGGCTTTCCATGACCGGACTGGATTCAGTGAGCGGGGCGTACGAACTGACGCTCGATGGACAAACGGCGGGCCGTGGCGTGCTCACCCGGACCCAACCCGCAACTGTTCCCGGATCATCTTGGCGGGCTTGGGAGGACTGCCGATTCGCCTGCGACGGCAGTCCTGCGGTATTGGAGCGGACGTTCGGGCATGGGCGTATGGTACATGTGCGGTTTCCACTCGGACCATCCCTGTT contains:
- a CDS encoding beta-galactosidase, encoding MNTKSDGGWQADFNSPEPIRSPLGCQIWVEPGDSPERIDDLVLAARDSGLGSLRIFLLWTWIERRRDEFDFSLYDPVFDAAAKYGLGIKATLTANSGPWHIGTPGVLHSHTGFLGTDQREPMRRYIERCVTRYRNHPALAQWLLWNEPHGANRDRTEENALGWREFLRERYQSEIEKLNQRWLTGYSGFESVPWPEDITHPAHRSGAWLPYRAELDEADYRCVRLVNQLRWIAAEVRCHDPVTELCHNPIFNIENQAGGATDLPALASVVDRMGASYHPVFWHSQVRRLDYASMIAVGVRALATQSEGKPVELTEVMSGNAVYTGTQPFGVTASEIVRFYLGALAAGASSVTGWCLNARHRDSEAGEFALLNDQDGASDRSRALARLRAVLAEVHKSTGTWKAHEPDVFLLLSRKAQAIEMLDARGGVQHPGQTAQESARGQWLLSQRLMEMGWVATHGSFEHVPSPGSAKNKVVLVSHVVAWEKDPITKLLDFAQAGGTVVFDALSGRKDHDSRIHRPWPGALAEATGLSMTGLDSVSGAYELTLDGQTAGRGVLTRTQPATVPGSSWRAWEDCRFACDGSPAVLERTFGHGRMVHVRFPLGPSLLAHPDEDRLIRWMMRQLIVQPRHPLVPVPGIRGMVTLPVECEDGNLVVVMAPDSRERGGKTLRLRAAGAGVWRDFWSGKEVTVDSWGELALEAPEGVAILWGGRSMHRSFHHTQPL